A genomic region of Papaver somniferum cultivar HN1 chromosome 7, ASM357369v1, whole genome shotgun sequence contains the following coding sequences:
- the LOC113296101 gene encoding putative disease resistance protein RGA3: MDGSLNLQSGKKTGLWLSIGYKTRPISVYIRNKLFGIESSTQLGDPRIISIIGMGGLGKTTLAQLVFNDTNIKTHFQLPLWVSVPNPFDLGVIAKAIIREATQKDTTSSTWNAFHTELCESVNGKKFLLVLDDFWTEDPNNWDPLKHLLNLGAEGSRILVTTRSDIVAWRINSCKHMLEVLSCSDSVSLLHHKAFFGKDNEKNKILEEICNKIANKCDGVPLALSLLGSLLNNKVIGDVYSKAGFGN, encoded by the coding sequence ATGGATGGAAGCCTAAATTTACAAAGTGGAAAAAAAACGGGCCTATGGTTATCTATCGGGTATAAAACTAGGCCTATATCTGTTTATATTCGGAACAAACTGTTTGGTATTGAGAGCAGTACTCAACTAGGTGATCCTCGCATCATCTCTATCATCGGGATGGGGGGACTTGGCAAGACTACTCTCGCACAATTAGTATTCAATGATACCAATATAAAAACTCATTTTCAATTACCTTTGTGGGTCAGTGTGCCTAATCCCTTTGATCTCGGAGTAATCGCTAAGGCAATTATACGAGAGGCTACCCAAAAGGATACAACTAGCTCGACATGGAATGCTTTCCACACAGAACTCTGTGAGTCTGTCAATGGAAAGAAATTCTTACTTGTGCTAGATGACTTTTGGACTGAGGATCCAAATAATTGGGATCCTCTGAAGCATTTGCTCAATCTTGGAGCAGAGGGAAGCCGCATTTTGGTCACTACCCGCAGTGACATTGTTGCTTGGAGGATAAACTCTTGCAAGCATATGCTGGAAGTTTTATCCTGCAGTGATAGTGTTTCTTTGTTGCATCATAAAGCCTTTTTCGGAAAGGACAACGAAAAAAACAAAATTCTTGAAGAAATATGTAACAAGATAGCAAATAAGTGTGATGGTGTGCCTCTTGCATTAAGTCTTCTAGGGAGTCTGTTGAATAACAAAGTCATTGGCGATGTATACTCGAAAGCAGGATTTGGGAACTGA